A single window of Bacillus alveayuensis DNA harbors:
- a CDS encoding small subunit ribosomal protein S13 (product_source=KO:K02952; cath_funfam=1.10.8.50,4.10.910.10; cog=COG0099; ko=KO:K02952; pfam=PF00416; superfamily=46946; tigrfam=TIGR03631) — MARIAGVDIPRDKRVVISLTYIYGIGRPTAQKILAEAGVSEDTRVRDLTEEELGKIRDIVDKYKVEGDLRREVSLNIKRLIEIGCYRGLRHRRGLPVRGQNTKNNARTRKGPRKTVANKKK; from the coding sequence ATGGCTCGTATTGCTGGTGTTGATATTCCACGTGATAAACGTGTTGTCATTTCTTTAACATATATTTACGGTATTGGTCGTCCAACTGCACAAAAAATCTTAGCGGAGGCTGGAGTGTCTGAAGATACTCGCGTACGTGATTTAACAGAAGAAGAATTAGGGAAAATTCGAGACATCGTAGATAAGTACAAAGTAGAAGGGGATCTTCGTCGTGAAGTTTCTCTAAACATTAAACGTCTAATCGAAATTGGCTGTTACCGTGGATTACGCCATCGTCGTGGCTTGCCAGTTCGTGGTCAAAATACGAAAAACAATGCACGTACTCGTAAAGGCCCTCGTAAAACTGTTGCCAATAAGAAAAAATAA
- a CDS encoding translation initiation factor IF-1 (product_source=KO:K02518; cath_funfam=2.40.50.140; cog=COG0361; ko=KO:K02518; pfam=PF01176; smart=SM00316; superfamily=50249; tigrfam=TIGR00008) codes for MAKDDVIEVEGTVVETLPNAMFKVELENGHTVLAHVSGKIRMHFIRILPGDKVTVELSPYDLTRGRITYRYK; via the coding sequence ATGGCGAAAGACGATGTAATTGAAGTAGAGGGTACCGTTGTTGAAACATTGCCTAATGCAATGTTTAAAGTAGAATTAGAAAATGGTCATACTGTGCTTGCGCATGTATCTGGAAAAATTCGTATGCATTTTATCCGCATTTTACCTGGAGACAAAGTAACGGTTGAATTATCACCTTATGACTTAACCCGTGGTAGAATCACGTATCGCTATAAATAA
- a CDS encoding ribosomal protein L14E/L6E/L27E (product_source=COG2163; cath_funfam=2.30.30.30; cog=COG2163; smart=SM00739; superfamily=50104), which produces MIDSESSPRIGQFVLITQGREAGQYAIVIKVLDERFVLIADGDKRKFHSPKKKNIHHLEFFDSVSPEVQNSILETGRVTNGKLRYALTKFVNEQVTDLKKGEQLDGERRCN; this is translated from the coding sequence TTGATCGATTCTGAATCGAGTCCACGAATAGGTCAGTTCGTCCTGATCACTCAAGGGAGAGAAGCAGGACAATATGCGATTGTCATTAAAGTTCTCGATGAGAGATTCGTATTAATAGCAGATGGAGATAAACGAAAGTTTCATTCTCCAAAAAAGAAAAATATCCATCATCTTGAATTTTTTGACTCTGTATCTCCGGAAGTTCAGAACAGTATATTGGAAACTGGTCGTGTGACAAACGGGAAGCTCCGTTATGCTTTAACTAAGTTTGTCAATGAGCAAGTTACTGATTTGAAGAAGGGAGAACAATTAGATGGCGAAAGACGATGTAATTGA
- a CDS encoding large subunit ribosomal protein L36 (product_source=KO:K02919; cog=COG0257; ko=KO:K02919; pfam=PF00444; superfamily=57840; tigrfam=TIGR01022), protein MKVRPSVKPICEKCKVIRRKGKVMVICENPKHKQKQG, encoded by the coding sequence ATGAAGGTTAGACCATCAGTAAAACCAATCTGTGAAAAATGTAAAGTTATTCGCAGAAAAGGAAAAGTTATGGTTATTTGCGAAAATCCAAAGCATAAGCAAAAACAAGGATAA